Proteins encoded within one genomic window of Prochlorococcus marinus str. MIT 9515:
- a CDS encoding Gfo/Idh/MocA family protein: MNFSNATDKLRVAIAGLGFGKKIHLEALKESDYLIPTAIFHYKKEKGPSLEKETGLNFYHDWGELVKSKDIDGIIIATSPESRFELAKEALENNKHLLLEKPVALTSEEIKELQRISLVNNLSVCVDFEYRAVPLFLQTKKMIDENILGKIYLIKLDWLMGSRSDPNRAWNWYSLKEKGGGVVGALGTHAFDMLNWFFGESIVVSGKLSTSIKKRSLPNSSKFLKVTSEDICIANLEIKTFDDIIVPCQVSLSSISKCGRGFSLEVYGSEGSLFLKSENQKDYVHGFNLKISNREDKTYNLSADPRYDFEKTWTDGRIAPVQRIQSLWAHSIKNQTPVIPGLSEGLNSQRVCEAIRKSAESGLNVRI; the protein is encoded by the coding sequence ATTGCTGGTTTGGGATTTGGAAAAAAAATTCATTTGGAAGCATTAAAAGAATCAGATTATTTAATTCCAACTGCAATTTTTCACTACAAGAAAGAAAAAGGACCATCTTTAGAGAAGGAAACTGGGTTAAATTTTTATCATGATTGGGGAGAATTAGTTAAATCCAAAGATATAGACGGAATCATAATTGCTACATCTCCCGAATCAAGATTTGAATTGGCAAAGGAAGCTCTTGAGAATAATAAACATCTTTTATTAGAGAAACCTGTAGCCTTAACCTCCGAGGAAATTAAAGAACTTCAAAGAATATCATTAGTTAATAATTTGAGTGTTTGTGTAGATTTTGAATATAGAGCAGTACCACTTTTCCTACAAACCAAGAAAATGATAGATGAGAATATTTTAGGAAAAATATATTTAATTAAGCTTGATTGGTTGATGGGTAGCCGGTCAGATCCCAATAGGGCTTGGAATTGGTATTCATTAAAAGAAAAAGGTGGTGGGGTTGTTGGAGCTTTAGGTACTCATGCATTTGATATGTTGAACTGGTTTTTTGGAGAATCGATTGTAGTATCCGGGAAATTATCAACATCAATCAAGAAAAGATCCTTACCTAATTCCTCTAAGTTTTTGAAAGTAACAAGTGAGGATATTTGCATAGCTAACCTTGAAATAAAAACTTTCGATGACATCATAGTTCCATGTCAGGTTTCTTTATCCTCGATTTCAAAGTGTGGAAGAGGATTTAGTTTGGAAGTATATGGAAGTGAAGGCTCACTTTTCCTTAAGAGTGAGAATCAAAAAGATTATGTTCATGGTTTTAATTTAAAGATTTCAAATCGAGAAGATAAGACATACAATTTATCCGCTGATCCACGCTATGATTTTGAAAAAACCTGGACTGATGGAAGAATTGCACCTGTCCAGAGAATTCAAAGTTTATGGGCTCATAGTATCAAGAATCAAACTCCAGTAATCCCAGGACTGTCTGAGGGACTTAATAGTCAAAGAGTTTGTGAAGCTATAAGAAAATCTGCAGAGAGCGGTTTAAATGTAAGAATTTAG